A genomic window from Synechococcus sp. CBW1107 includes:
- the glnT gene encoding type III glutamate--ammonia ligase: MTDLARYAADHGLRHFLFSFSDLFGVQRAKLVPASAVNQLARDGAGFAGFAAWLAMTPADPDVLGLPDPASLAVLPWQRSVAWVATDLQVEGRPLEQSPRWVLRRQLERAAQLGYSFRTGVEAEFFLLQPGGTVIADGRDTQSKPCYDQLALMRQFELIGGLLEAMEELGWGPYQADHEDANGQFEINWTFADALVTADRHALFRVMAQSMAEPLGARVSFGPKPFPQLTGSGAHLHQSLWDASGRNLFHDPRGELGLSRLAYHFLGGLLEHAPALCAITNPTAESYARLGGQTTNSGATWSPGWISYGGNNRSHMVRIPDDQRLELRLADSAASPYLLPAAVLAAGLDGLERELDPGPRNDANLYTDPPAPGSATPLPASLEEALSAFAADTVLREALGEPFCQAYESLRARHSASL; encoded by the coding sequence ATGACCGACCTGGCCCGCTACGCCGCCGACCACGGACTCCGCCATTTCCTCTTCTCCTTCTCGGATCTGTTCGGGGTGCAGCGCGCCAAGCTGGTGCCGGCGAGTGCCGTGAACCAGCTGGCCCGCGATGGCGCCGGCTTCGCGGGCTTCGCCGCCTGGCTGGCGATGACCCCGGCCGATCCCGATGTGCTCGGCCTGCCCGATCCCGCCAGCCTGGCGGTGCTGCCCTGGCAGCGCAGCGTGGCCTGGGTGGCCACCGATCTGCAGGTGGAGGGCCGGCCGCTGGAGCAGTCGCCGCGCTGGGTGCTTCGCCGCCAGCTGGAGAGGGCGGCGCAGCTGGGCTACAGCTTCCGGACGGGAGTGGAGGCGGAGTTCTTCCTGTTGCAGCCGGGCGGCACGGTGATCGCCGATGGCCGCGACACCCAGAGCAAACCCTGCTACGACCAGCTGGCCCTGATGCGCCAGTTCGAGCTGATCGGCGGTCTGCTCGAAGCGATGGAGGAGCTGGGCTGGGGGCCCTACCAGGCCGATCACGAGGATGCCAACGGCCAGTTCGAGATCAACTGGACCTTCGCTGATGCCCTGGTGACCGCCGACCGCCACGCCCTCTTCCGGGTGATGGCCCAGTCGATGGCGGAGCCGCTGGGCGCTCGGGTGAGCTTCGGGCCCAAGCCCTTCCCCCAGCTCACCGGCAGCGGCGCCCACCTGCACCAGTCCCTCTGGGACGCCTCGGGCCGCAACCTCTTCCATGACCCCCGCGGCGAGCTGGGTCTCTCACGGCTGGCCTATCACTTCCTGGGGGGTCTGCTGGAGCACGCCCCGGCCCTGTGCGCCATCACCAATCCCACCGCCGAGAGCTACGCCCGCCTGGGGGGCCAGACCACCAACTCCGGCGCCACCTGGTCACCGGGCTGGATCAGCTACGGCGGCAACAACCGCAGCCACATGGTGCGGATCCCCGACGACCAGCGTCTGGAGCTGCGCCTCGCCGACAGTGCCGCCAGCCCCTACCTGCTGCCGGCGGCGGTGCTGGCCGCCGGTCTCGACGGCCTCGAGCGGGAGCTCGACCCCGGCCCCCGCAACGACGCCAACCTCTACACCGACCCGCCGGCTCCCGGCAGCGCGACTCCGCTGCCCGCCAGCCTCGAGGAGGCCCTCAGCGCCTTCGCCGCCGACACGGTGCTGCGCGAAGCCCTGGGGGAGCCCTTCTGCCAGGCCTACGAAAGCCTCCGCGCCCGCCATTCCGCCTCGCTGTAG
- a CDS encoding pyridoxamine 5'-phosphate oxidase family protein codes for MAEHYLQRHLTPAVLAEQRRAYGRAQPVPADAGPDPLGPKEAAFIAARDSFYIASLTEDGAPYIQHRGGPVGFLRLLDAHTLAFADFGGNRQLLTVGHLSKDPWVALFLMDYPARRRLKIDGEAESLDAADVEPALMELVRPADLDAALIERVMLIRVASFDWNCPQHITPRYSEAEWRARRLS; via the coding sequence ATGGCGGAGCACTACCTGCAGCGTCACCTCACCCCCGCCGTGCTTGCCGAGCAGCGGCGGGCCTACGGCCGTGCTCAGCCGGTGCCGGCTGACGCGGGACCGGATCCGCTCGGCCCGAAGGAGGCGGCCTTCATCGCCGCGCGCGACAGCTTCTACATCGCCAGCCTCACCGAGGACGGCGCCCCCTACATCCAGCACCGGGGCGGCCCCGTGGGGTTCCTGCGCCTGCTCGATGCGCACACCCTGGCCTTCGCCGATTTCGGCGGCAACCGCCAGCTGCTCACGGTGGGCCATCTGAGCAAGGATCCCTGGGTGGCGCTGTTCCTGATGGATTACCCCGCCAGGCGCCGGCTCAAGATCGATGGCGAGGCCGAAAGCCTTGACGCCGCCGACGTTGAACCTGCCCTGATGGAGCTGGTGCGACCCGCCGACCTCGACGCCGCCCTGATCGAGAGGGTGATGTTGATCCGTGTGGCCTCATTCGACTGGAACTGCCCCCAGCACATCACCCCCCGCTACAGCGAGGCGGAATGGCGGGCGCGGAGGCTTTCGTAG
- a CDS encoding glutathione S-transferase family protein, producing the protein MISLHGHEISGNSYRPRLLLHLLQLEYRWIRVDLMAGEHRREPFLALNPAAQVPVLVDGEVTLADSHAILVYLARRYGGEAWLPLDAVGLAEVVRWLAFSAGEIKLGPERARLHHLLGVSSINIERARQKSEAVLRLLDGHLAAQPWLALGRPTIADVAVYPYIHLAPDGQIDLGPFEYVNAWLERVEALDGFYAMEA; encoded by the coding sequence ATGATCAGCCTCCACGGCCACGAGATCTCCGGCAACAGCTACCGCCCCCGGCTCCTGCTTCACCTGCTTCAGCTCGAGTACCGCTGGATCCGCGTCGACCTGATGGCGGGGGAGCACAGACGCGAACCCTTCCTGGCTCTCAACCCCGCCGCCCAGGTGCCGGTGCTGGTGGATGGGGAGGTCACCCTCGCCGACTCCCACGCGATCCTGGTGTACCTGGCCCGGCGCTACGGCGGTGAAGCCTGGCTGCCCCTTGACGCCGTCGGCCTCGCGGAGGTGGTGCGCTGGCTGGCCTTCTCCGCTGGTGAGATCAAGCTGGGCCCCGAACGTGCCCGCCTCCATCACCTGCTGGGGGTGAGCAGCATCAACATCGAGCGGGCCCGGCAGAAGTCGGAGGCCGTGCTGCGCCTGCTGGATGGGCATCTCGCCGCCCAGCCCTGGCTGGCGCTCGGCCGTCCCACCATCGCCGATGTGGCCGTGTACCCCTACATCCATCTCGCCCCCGACGGCCAGATCGATCTGGGCCCCTTTGAGTACGTCAACGCCTGGCTGGAGCGGGTCGAAGCGCTCGATGGCTTCTACGCCATGGAGGCCTGA
- a CDS encoding MBL fold metallo-hydrolase, producing the protein MTTITEIAPDLFRLSIYVPDFDMQFNHFLVCDEQPLLFHAGLKGMFPALRDAVATLMDPAKLQYIAWSHFESDEIGGLNSWLELAPEAQPVCTLVGKLVSVDDFSIRPARGMLADDVLCTGRYRYRFYPSPHLPHGWDAGLLFEETNKTLFCSDLFHHFGDGAPVTSSDLIGPTLQGMEQMQQGPLASYMPYTRHTESVLQALAELRPEALAVMHGSSYVGRSDQLLSDLAGVLRETFDSA; encoded by the coding sequence ATGACCACCATCACGGAAATCGCCCCAGACCTGTTCAGGCTTTCGATCTATGTTCCAGACTTCGATATGCAGTTCAATCACTTTCTGGTGTGCGATGAGCAGCCGCTGCTGTTCCACGCTGGCTTGAAGGGGATGTTCCCGGCCCTGCGGGATGCTGTGGCCACCTTGATGGACCCCGCAAAGCTTCAGTACATCGCCTGGAGTCATTTCGAGTCCGACGAGATCGGTGGTCTCAACAGTTGGCTGGAGCTGGCTCCCGAGGCCCAGCCCGTCTGCACCCTCGTGGGCAAACTCGTGAGTGTTGACGACTTCTCCATCCGGCCTGCCCGCGGCATGCTGGCTGACGATGTGCTGTGCACCGGACGCTATCGCTATCGCTTCTACCCTTCCCCGCACCTGCCGCACGGCTGGGATGCCGGACTGCTGTTCGAGGAAACCAACAAGACCCTGTTCTGCTCTGATCTGTTCCATCACTTCGGGGATGGGGCTCCGGTCACCTCGTCCGACTTGATTGGGCCGACACTTCAGGGGATGGAGCAGATGCAGCAAGGTCCCCTGGCGTCCTACATGCCGTACACCAGGCACACGGAATCTGTGCTGCAGGCCCTGGCTGAGCTCAGGCCGGAGGCCCTGGCCGTTATGCACGGCTCGTCCTATGTCGGCAGGAGTGATCAGCTGCTCAGCGATCTGGCGGGGGTGCTCAGGGAGACCTTCGATTCCGCCTGA